From the Phycisphaerales bacterium AB-hyl4 genome, one window contains:
- a CDS encoding CehA/McbA family metallohydrolase — translation MSEYHSPYTPSDHWLRGNVHAHTTCGRFMDISESGRMYARLGYDFLAVTDHNKTCTPAQAGGWQQAAGLVVVPGEENGGTDHMIELGVHDVTPTPGDDYTQRAAALRDAGGFVIACHPQEYPHGDDNVRKAADVLHAIEIYNGLRELRGTDETRNVALWDELLTQGKRLFAVATDDFHCQYTSPGHGWVNVQTPADHAGEVTWETIVEQLKQGAFYASTGPGFDKIHLSNGQLHVKVDARTKHIRVIGPGSETLTQTDDGELTWSTPKGLPFFRVEAHRGIKRAWSQPFFAEK, via the coding sequence ATGAGCGAATACCACAGCCCATACACGCCTTCCGACCACTGGCTACGCGGCAACGTGCACGCCCACACCACCTGCGGCCGATTCATGGACATCAGCGAGAGCGGCCGCATGTACGCCCGCCTCGGCTATGACTTCCTCGCCGTCACCGACCACAACAAGACCTGCACCCCCGCCCAGGCAGGCGGCTGGCAGCAGGCGGCCGGCCTCGTCGTCGTGCCCGGCGAGGAAAACGGCGGCACGGATCACATGATCGAACTCGGCGTCCACGACGTCACCCCCACGCCCGGCGACGACTACACCCAGCGCGCCGCCGCCCTTCGCGACGCCGGCGGCTTCGTCATCGCCTGCCATCCGCAGGAATACCCACACGGCGACGACAACGTCCGCAAGGCCGCCGACGTGCTCCATGCCATCGAAATCTACAACGGCCTGCGCGAACTGCGCGGCACGGACGAAACGCGCAACGTCGCCCTCTGGGACGAACTGCTGACCCAAGGCAAACGCCTCTTCGCCGTCGCCACCGACGACTTCCACTGCCAGTACACCTCGCCCGGTCACGGCTGGGTCAACGTGCAGACACCAGCCGACCACGCGGGCGAAGTCACATGGGAGACGATCGTCGAGCAACTCAAGCAGGGCGCGTTCTATGCCAGCACCGGCCCCGGCTTCGATAAGATTCACCTCAGCAACGGCCAACTCCACGTCAAAGTCGACGCGCGGACCAAACACATCCGCGTCATCGGCCCCGGCAGCGAAACGCTTACGCAGACCGACGACGGCGAGTTGACATGGTCAACGCCCAAAGGCCTGCCCTTTTTCCGCGTCGAAGCGCATCGCGGCATCAAGCGTGCATGGAGTCAGCCGTTCTTTGCTGAGAAATGA